From one Pecten maximus chromosome 8, xPecMax1.1, whole genome shotgun sequence genomic stretch:
- the LOC117332076 gene encoding uncharacterized protein LOC117332076 — MLNEYHTCYWAVQNSHAYVNLTACEDTGGYLAVLPSGAVMEKLVKLIEDAGSISTSNYYWIDVNDLDEEGTYINRFGPVSWTAWDSGQPNDDRETEDQDCTIMSPRYSYEWHDRNCLNEAGYYSLCFFYPSGDGYRRRYVIHTDATNTTYGNVTELISDIDRGVAVRVLIQGIPGMFDDLVLQADAIFTYHDGVERRCVQSVHNMVLQSSYLLRIVLFACTTGSLRVETWANGAQTEVSYGVLMTWFTTDYPTLKVLQTSGAPPDASFNLTEAIIAGKDFMVLLGTARYPLHDMYYGTNVTGQFSWVASKTNWTSVMIDYEGYIHKVDWWDSNVHTFNKQSESYAFLMADNWNVVYSNTGDGTIMLLANYISAGHEVKVDIGGRVSTVEMIFMKSYQIHALLSSELVSDTMQTDLKRTVTIVSSSGKIVTYEFGFEQNTYLNEHTTKTTVRWLVDTSSVWTEIYRTDSTDSSSDQGVFTLHDALYNGQPIRLKVDTTGDYSVFFTADFVTRISSSDTYTARYSRGFSFRNLDEGGIAINSPVHHLHIEVTSEGDCQVITIPNGISAVNTSSSVPAKITWYSKPYIF; from the exons ATGCTGAACGAATATCACACTTGTTATTGGGCCGTGCAGAATTCCCATGCATACGTGAACCTTACCGCCTGCGAGGACACTGGAGGATACCTGGCTGTTCTCCCAAGCGGAGCTGTTATGGAAAAACTTGTTAAGCTTAT TGAGGACGCTGGGTCCATTTCCACATCTAACTACTACTGGATCGATGTGAATGACCTGGACGAGGAAGGGACCTATATAAATAGGTTCGGACCGGTCAGTTGGACTGCGTGGGATTCCGGTCAGCCAAACGACGATAGGGAAACAGAGGACCAAGACTGTACCATTATGTCACCCAGGTACTCGTACGAATGGCACGACAGGAACTGTCTGAACGAGGCGGGCTACTATTCCCTGTGTTTCTTCTACCCTA GTGGAGACGGATACCGTAGGAGATACGTTATACACACTGACGCTACCAACACGACATATGGAAACGTGACGGAGCTGATATCAGACATCGACAGAGGGGTTGCAGTGCGAGTCCTGATACAAGGAATACCGGGAATGTTTGACGATCTTGTATTGCAGGCCGACGCTATTTTCACTTACCATGATGGTGTTGAGAGAAGATGTGTACAGTCTGTACACAATATGGTTTTACAGTCATCCTACTTGCTCCGAATTGTGTTGTTTGCATGCACCACAGGGTCACTTCGAGTCGAAACTTGGGCAAACGGTGCACAAACAGAAGTTTCTTACGGAGTCCTGATGACCTGGTTCACCACTGACTATCCCACTTTAAAAGTTCTTCAGACGTCTGGTGCTCCCCCGGACGCAAGTTTCAATTTAACAGAAGCAATTATTGCTGGGAAAGATTTCATGGTCCTGCTGGGAACTGCTCGATATCCTCTACATGACATGTACTATGGAACGAATGTGACAGGACAGTTCTCATGGGTCGCATCTAAGACGAACTGGACAAGTGTCATGATAGATTACGAAGGTTATATCCACAAGGTCGATTGGTGGGATTCAAATGTTCACACATTCAACAAACAATCCGAGTCGTACGCCTTCTTAATGGCCGACAATTGGAACGTGGTGTATTCAAATACAGGTGACGGTACAATTATGCTGCTTGCAAATTATATCAGTGCTGGACATGAGGTCAAGGTCGATATAGGTGGACGTGTATCCACAGTAGAAATGATATTTATGAAATCCTATCAAATACATGCGCTACTTTCGTCGGAGTTGGTATCGGATACCATGCAAACCGACCTCAAAAGAACTGTAACAATAGTATCTTCCTCGGGTAAAATAGTAACATACGAGTTTGGGTTTGAGCAGAACACTTACCTGAATGAACATACCACAAAGACGACAGTGCGCTGGTTAGTTGATACAAGCTCTGTTTGGACTGAAATATACAGGACGGACTCTACCGACTCATCCTCTGATCAAGGAGTTTTCACTTTACACGATGCCTTATATAATGGACAACCAATTCGACTGAAGGTCGATACAACTGGAGACTACAGTGTGTTTTTTACAGCAGATTTTGTAACTCGTATCTCGAGTTCCGATACGTATACTGCGCGGTATAGCCGCGGCTTTTCCTTTAGGAATCTAGATGAGGGGGGTATAGCGATCAATTCACCCGTACACCACTTGCATATAGAAGTGACTAGTGAGGGAGACTGTCAGGTTATTACTATTCCTAATGGAATATCTGCCGTAAACACAAGCAGTTCTGTACCTGCTAAAATCACATGGTATTCAAAACCTTATATATTCTGA